The nucleotide sequence CATTTCGGGTACTGACTGGTTAATATTTCAACGCTTTAGTCTCGTTAAGCCTGAATTCAGCTAACGGGCTTAAAGTTAATGGTGTTGCACATCTTGAGTGGTTAATGGCCACTTTAACTTCCAGATTTATGTTGTTGGAGATTACTGACAATGAATAAAGCATTCTTGCCAGCCACCCTTTTGTTTTCATTGTTAACCGCCTGTGGTGGCGGTGGTTCAGGCTCTGGTGGATCAGACCCGACGCCCCAGCCTGATCCTGATAAACCGACGAACCCAAGTGAACCAACTGACCCAAGCGAACCAACAACCCCAGAGCCCGCTGCGGATGGTTTCACTTATCTGTTTTCCGGTTCTGACCTGATCAGCTATAACTTCACTAATGATCAATTTTCAGATATCGCTGCGGAACCCAAAAGCTTCGACCTCAACCTCCACGCAAACCAGTCAGAGTTTGCTGCCGCTGATGCCGTATTTTATCTGCAAAATAATCACTGGCTGCAGGTAAACCGCAAAACCAATCAACCAGAGCAGGTCAGCAGTGCCACACTGCAAACCGAAGTGTGTGACACGTTTGTATTGTCTGATAGCAGCACCAGCCACCTGTTTTACACAACCGCAGGCGCCGATACTCGCTGCAGTGACGAAGATGACAACATCTCATTTCGCATCGACAGCAACATGACGGCCAGCTCAGCTCCTGTCAGCCTGGCCAATAACCTGCAAATCAGTATCAATGAAACCGACCCGGTGTTAATCAATAACCGTTTGGTCGGTTTCTTAATCAAAGACAGCAGCAACAACCTGCTATTCAGTAACCTGAACACAACCACCACAGTACAATTGGCAGCAAATGTGGCCGGCCAGGTGTCAGTGTACAATTTCACAAGCCGCAACAAAGCCTTGACCAAGGTGGACAACAAGCTTTACGACTTGTCGTTAGAACAACTCGAAAGTGGCAATCTGGGCGATGCGATTTTCACCAACACACAAAATATCCTGAATGTATTTAGCCAGGATGGCCGCTTATTCTACAAAGGCGGTGCTGACAGCCAGATTCATCATTTTGATGCAAAAACCGGAGTTTCAACCGTTATTTTTGATGCTGCGACCAGTACCCCAGGCAAAACCGTTAGTAACGTTGAAGTAGGCCACAATGGCATCCTGATTAAGCTCAACAGCGATGAATTACTACTGGTTAATTTAGAAAATCTCTCGGCACCGGTTAATAAGCTGTTATCCGTAGCAGTTCCAAATTCAAGCTCATCAACCACAACCGTAGATGGTGGGTTTATCATTGGTGGAAATGATAATGATGGCGCTCATCGTGCTATCTTCATTAGTGACAACGGCGATGTAACGACGATTAACAATGCAGATTGGTTACGAGTCGACAGCAGCAGCCATCAATTCAGCTCTCTTCCGGTGTTATTCCGTTTTGGTAGCGATAAGAATGCATTAACACTTTGGTCTGCAACAACCAAAACAGATGTACATTCTCTGGGCGAATTCGATAAAAATATTTCAGACTTCAGAGTTGATTTGTTCGTGAACGACCAGGGTAAAGTGCTGTTGAGTAGCCGTAGTAATGAATCAGCAGTTAACGGCCAGGTATTTGGCATGACCCTCAAGTCAGCCAACAGCCTGAAAGTTCTGAAAGCAGAAACCGGACATTTTATATTTTAAAATCATTTGCGTTAAAGCATAAAAAATCCGCTGGCGAAACACATTCATCAACCAGCGGATTTATTATTTCTTCAAATTTCTATCTCAAGAAAAATAATCTTTAATCCAGTCGTAGACGGTATCACTGGTAACGTCACTGGACTTCATCGCCTGATAGTCGTTACCCGGATCTTGATCACTGAAGGTATATTGATACTGGATTAACCCAGGATGTTCATCGTGTAACACAACCAGAATGCGTTTTTTGCTGGGCAAACAGTCAATGGTTAATACATCGGCTGGGATACCCATTTTGCGCATGCCCTGCATGACACCAATCACCGGATTAATGTCAGCAAAATCCTGTTGGATTTTGGCATGGGCTTCACTTGCGATATCGGAGAAAGATAATAAGGCTTGATTGGCGTTCATAGTAAATATCAGAAATTGAAGTATTTAGATCAAGACAATAAAAATTAATTTTTTCGAAGATGATTTCTCATGTTCAAAAAAACGGGAGCCGAAGCTCCCGTTTTCTTTTTAATCAATCTGCACTTAAAACCAAGCCAGAATTAAGATTCCGCTTTAGGCTTCTCACGTAGTTTGATATGCAGTTCACGCAGCTGAGCATTGCCCACTTCTCCCGGTGCGTCGGTCATTACACACGCAGCAGATTGAGTTTTCGGGAAGGCAATCACTTCACGGATCGACTGAGCACCGGTCAGCAGCATTACTAAGCGGTCTAAACCGAATGCCAAGCCACCGTGTACCGGAGCACCGTACTTCAGCGCGTCCAGCAGGAAGCCAAACTTCTCTTGCTGCTCTTCTTCGCTGATACCCAGTACGTCGAATACCGTTTCCTGCATTGACTGTTCGTGGATACGGATAGAGCCGCCACCCAGTTCACAACCGTTCAGAACCATATCGTAAGCACGAGACAGTGCTGTGGTTGGTGCTGCTTTCAGCTCTTCCGGAGAGCAGGAAGGCGCAGTGAATGGGTGGTGAATCGCCGTGATACCACCGTCTTTGGTTTCTTCGAACATTGGGAAGTCAACAACCCAAAGCGGAGCCCACTCACAGGTGTACAGGTTCAGGTCTTCACCCAGCTTACAACGCAGTGCACCCAGCGCTTCGTTTACGATCACTTCTTTGTCTGCGCCGAAGAAGATGATGTCGCCGTTTTGTGCGCCCAGCTTGTTCATGATGTCCATGGTGTTTTCTTCACCGATGAACTTGATGATTGGAGATTGCAGGCCGTTAACGCCGTTTTCAATCTCGTTCACCTTAATCCACGCTAAGCCTTTCGCACCGTAGATGCCAACGAACTTGGTGTATTCGTCGATCTGCTTACGGGAGATTTCTGCACCACCTGGTACACGCAGTGCTGCAACGCGACCTTTAGGATCTTTTGCAGGGCCAGCGAATACTTTGAACTCGATGTCTTGCAGGAATTCAGCAACGTCCACCAGCTGCAGAGGAATACGCAGATCTGGCTTATCAGAACCGTACTTTTCCATCGCTTCGGAATAAGGCATACGTGGGAATTCACCCAGCTGTACGTTTAATTCTTTTTCGAAGATTTCAGTGATCATGCCCTGAGTCAGCGACATGATTTCTTCTTCGTCGATGAAAGAGGCTTCGATATCGATCTGAGTGAATTCCGGCTGACGGTCAGCACGCAGGTCTTCGTCACGGAAACACTTAGCAATCTGGTAGTAACGGTCAAAACCAGAAACCATCAGCAACTGCTTAAACAACTGCGGAGACTGCGGCAGTGCAAAGAAGTTGTGCTCATGAGTACGGCTTGGCACCAGGTAGTCACGTGCGCCTTCTGGGGTAGCACGGGTCAGAATTGGCGTTTCGATATCCAGGAAGCCGTTGTCTTCCAGGTAACGACGCACATGAGAAGACACTTTAG is from Bacterioplanoides sp. SCSIO 12839 and encodes:
- the aspS gene encoding aspartate--tRNA ligase, which produces MRTHYCGDINETLIDETVTFCGWVHRRRDHGGVIFLDVRDREGLVQVVFDPDTVEAFNTADSVRSEFVVQITGRVRGRPEGTINENMRTGKIEVLGKEINVVNKAATPPFPLDGYTDVGEDIRLKYRYMDMRRPEMQEKLRFRSKVSSHVRRYLEDNGFLDIETPILTRATPEGARDYLVPSRTHEHNFFALPQSPQLFKQLLMVSGFDRYYQIAKCFRDEDLRADRQPEFTQIDIEASFIDEEEIMSLTQGMITEIFEKELNVQLGEFPRMPYSEAMEKYGSDKPDLRIPLQLVDVAEFLQDIEFKVFAGPAKDPKGRVAALRVPGGAEISRKQIDEYTKFVGIYGAKGLAWIKVNEIENGVNGLQSPIIKFIGEENTMDIMNKLGAQNGDIIFFGADKEVIVNEALGALRCKLGEDLNLYTCEWAPLWVVDFPMFEETKDGGITAIHHPFTAPSCSPEELKAAPTTALSRAYDMVLNGCELGGGSIRIHEQSMQETVFDVLGISEEEQQEKFGFLLDALKYGAPVHGGLAFGLDRLVMLLTGAQSIREVIAFPKTQSAACVMTDAPGEVGNAQLRELHIKLREKPKAES